In Primulina huaijiensis isolate GDHJ02 chromosome 16, ASM1229523v2, whole genome shotgun sequence, a single genomic region encodes these proteins:
- the LOC140962099 gene encoding transcription factor ORG2-like isoform X1: MVDVSSRYYGFGWPLENPIGHNDYVSGEKYSDQNSESIDLHCHMTREFGDTNKIFEKLNHNASERDRRKKMNTMYSTLRELLPSEDLSRKLSIPATISRVLKYIPELQKEMGTLIQKKENLMSKKSKMVFQEDSTIDFRRQRSRKPICDNSSSALSATRISDQEIVLQISMAKYEKGSFSNALWCLEKEGFLVLSASCFQSSGGRVFYNAHVQQGQGCQIMDVSILKEKVWSFYDKGKELR; this comes from the exons ATGGTCGACGTTTCTTCTCGTTACTACGGTTTCGGATGGCCGTTGGAGAATCCCATCGGCCATAATGATTATGTTTCCGGGGAAAAATATTCTGATCAGAACTCAGAATCCATTGATCTCCATTGTCATATGACTAGAGAATTTGGCGACACGAATAAGATCTTCGAGAAGTTGAATCATAATGCCAGTGAAAGGGATCGCCGGAAAAAGATGAACACTATGTATTCTACTCTCCGAGAGCTGCTTCCATCCGAAGATCTGTCT AGAAAACTGAGTATTCCTGCTACAATTTCAAGAGTGCTGAAATACATCCCTGAGCTTCAGAAAGAAATGGGGACACTGATTCAAAAGAAAGAGAATCTCATGTCAAAGAAAAGTAAGATGGTATTTCAAGAAGATTCGACCATTGATTTTAGGAGGCAAAGATCAAGGAAACCGATATGTGATAATTCATCGTCAGCATTATCTGCAACACGAATAAGCGATCAAGAAATAGTTCTTCAGATTTCGATGGCTAAATACGAAAAGGGTTCATTTTCTAATGCTTTATGGTGTTTGGAGAAAGAAGGGTTTCTCGTGCTAAGTGCATCATGTTTTCAGTCTTCTGGAGGGAGGGTTTTCTACAACGCACATGTTCAG CAGGGACAAGGATGTCAGATCATGGATGTttcgattttgaaggaaaaggTTTGGTCATTTTACGACAAGGGAAAAGAACTTAGATGA
- the LOC140962099 gene encoding transcription factor ORG2-like isoform X2, whose translation MVDVSSRYYGFGWPLENPIGHNDYVSGEKYSDQNSESIDLHCHMTREFGDTNKIFEKLNHNASERDRRKKMNTMYSTLRELLPSEDLSRKLSIPATISRVLKYIPELQKEMGTLIQKKENLMSKKSKMVFQEDSTIDFRRQRSRKPICDNSSSALSATRISDQEIVLQISMAKYEKGSFSNALWCLEKEGFLVLSASCFQSSGGRVFYNAHVQGQGCQIMDVSILKEKVWSFYDKGKELR comes from the exons ATGGTCGACGTTTCTTCTCGTTACTACGGTTTCGGATGGCCGTTGGAGAATCCCATCGGCCATAATGATTATGTTTCCGGGGAAAAATATTCTGATCAGAACTCAGAATCCATTGATCTCCATTGTCATATGACTAGAGAATTTGGCGACACGAATAAGATCTTCGAGAAGTTGAATCATAATGCCAGTGAAAGGGATCGCCGGAAAAAGATGAACACTATGTATTCTACTCTCCGAGAGCTGCTTCCATCCGAAGATCTGTCT AGAAAACTGAGTATTCCTGCTACAATTTCAAGAGTGCTGAAATACATCCCTGAGCTTCAGAAAGAAATGGGGACACTGATTCAAAAGAAAGAGAATCTCATGTCAAAGAAAAGTAAGATGGTATTTCAAGAAGATTCGACCATTGATTTTAGGAGGCAAAGATCAAGGAAACCGATATGTGATAATTCATCGTCAGCATTATCTGCAACACGAATAAGCGATCAAGAAATAGTTCTTCAGATTTCGATGGCTAAATACGAAAAGGGTTCATTTTCTAATGCTTTATGGTGTTTGGAGAAAGAAGGGTTTCTCGTGCTAAGTGCATCATGTTTTCAGTCTTCTGGAGGGAGGGTTTTCTACAACGCACATGTTCAG GGACAAGGATGTCAGATCATGGATGTttcgattttgaaggaaaaggTTTGGTCATTTTACGACAAGGGAAAAGAACTTAGATGA